The DNA sequence TTTGATCGTCGGGCTGACTGCGGTTCTCATGGTCGTAAAATCGCTCGTTATATACCCGCTTGCCAGATTGCAGGGTCTTAAGCACGATGAAGCGGTACGGACGGGACTTGTGCTTTCCCAGGGCGGGGAGTTTGCCTTTATCCTGTTTACCATAGGCATTTCGGCGCAGCTTGTAGATCAATTCGTTGTCGATATTGCCGTTTTGGTGGTGACGTTGTCGATGGCGGCAACACCTTTTCTTGTTGGACTCGGTTCCCGGTTCGGTGCCGAAAAGGACAGCGCACCTGAGCCGTTAGAGGAAACCCATGGATCGCAAAATTCCGTTATCATCGTAGGTTTTGGTCCGTTCGGCCAGACCGTAGCCCGAATACTGACCATACTTGAAATTCCATTCACGGTGATTGAACTCGATCCCAAGAGGGTTGACTTCGTTCGTCAGTTTGCAAGCGAAACATACTATGGCAACGCATCGAGCCTGCGGGTTCTGCTATCCGCTCATATTGACCGAGCTCCTGCGATCGTCGTGGCGATTGACGATGTCGAATCGTCTATGAAAATAGTCAGCCAGGTATCTAACTCTTTTCCGAACCTTAAAATCATGGCGCGTGCTAGGAATCGTTTTCACGAAATAAAGCTCCGCGAGCTTGGAGTGACCTCCGTGATTCGCGAGACTCTGCTTTCAAGCCTTGCTCTTTCAACCCAACTGCTTGAGCATCTGGGGTTACCCCAGTCCGATGCGGCGGAGATAATTCAAGCTTTTCGGGAACACGATGCCCAAGCTCTGGATAATCAGATGGCGGTTTACCACGATAAAACCGGGTTTCCTGAAGATGTGTTTGATACGACGCAGGAACTAAAGGAATTGTTCAAGGAAGATAAAAAAACCAGTCTGCGCGTCGAAAAGAAAACTTGATTAGTTTTTTACAAACTTGGGTGTTAGGCACCTACCGGAGTTTGCATATGTTGCTTCAGTTTTTCGGGCAACATGGACAGCTGCATAATCATAAGAGCGTTAGTTATAAAAGACGGTAAAATCTACATATAGGCAGGAGCCGGTATAGTGGCAGATTCGAATCCAGAAACCGAGTACCAAGAAACGGTTAACAAGGTAAAGGCCTTGGTGAAGTTGGTTGAACTTGCGGAGAACGGACTCTGATGACCGGGAGCAAA is a window from the Candidatus Dadabacteria bacterium genome containing:
- a CDS encoding monovalent cation:proton antiporter-2 (CPA2) family protein, translating into MGLLVEAFIFLLATIVVVPVCRKFGLSSVLGYLLVGLLIGPGVFGLVGNATEVLHFAEFGIVLLMFLIGLELRPHRLWTMRRFLFGLGITQILITSVVIAVFCFMLLGMGTPASMLIGFSLALSSTAFVVQWLGEHKEFNRPHGRAAFGTLLMQDVAVIPAIALIGILSSKPGDSVSLNLLLLVAVVGGFVVARFTLRPALRFVASTGIHELFTAAALTLVTGAALAMHSIGFSMGLGAFVAGVMVADSEYRHQLEADVMPFKGLLVGLFFIAVGMSANLGLLISKPLLIVGLTAVLMVVKSLVIYPLARLQGLKHDEAVRTGLVLSQGGEFAFILFTIGISAQLVDQFVVDIAVLVVTLSMAATPFLVGLGSRFGAEKDSAPEPLEETHGSQNSVIIVGFGPFGQTVARILTILEIPFTVIELDPKRVDFVRQFASETYYGNASSLRVLLSAHIDRAPAIVVAIDDVESSMKIVSQVSNSFPNLKIMARARNRFHEIKLRELGVTSVIRETLLSSLALSTQLLEHLGLPQSDAAEIIQAFREHDAQALDNQMAVYHDKTGFPEDVFDTTQELKELFKEDKKTSLRVEKKT